In Arachis stenosperma cultivar V10309 chromosome 1, arast.V10309.gnm1.PFL2, whole genome shotgun sequence, one DNA window encodes the following:
- the LOC130960969 gene encoding uncharacterized protein LOC130960969 → MVLLSGNNKSVSQQTNDERSKAQGVTAIHNSQGNKSTDGGRIQSSFDTSMNKGMTIMDEFKYGFPSQGLSTTSNKWWGSSDHDDSAGTNGSRAECKLEESVTGEAEKVASETGNAGSSEIPQGAALLMTVRKRAAEEGREALKLGVFQRNGVNKLGKREKMLLRRIFRSSLPSSWIPDL, encoded by the exons ATGGTCTTGCTAAGTGGCAATAACAAAAG TGTTTCGCAACAAACCAATGATGAGAGATCCAAAGCACAAGGCGTTACAGCAATTCACAATTCGCAAGGAAACAAGAGCACTGATGGTGGCCGAATCCAGAGTTCGTTCGACACAAGCATGAATAAAGGAATGACAATAATGGATGAATTCAAATATGGGTTTCCATCACAAGGCTTGTCAACTACTTCAAATAAATGGTGGGGAAGTAGTGATCATGATGACAGTGCAGGCACCAACGGAAGCCGAGCCGAGTGTAAACTTGAAGAAAGTGTCACCGGGGAAGCAGAAAAGGTGGCATCTGAAACTGGAAATGCTGGAAGCAGTGAAATTCCTCAAGGAGCGGCTTTGCTGATGACCGTGCGCAAAAGAGCTGcagaagaaggaagagaagcGCTCAAGTTAGGCGTTTTCCAACGCAATGGTGTAAACAAGCTAGGAAAAAGGGAGAAAATGCTGCTTCGCCGAATATTCAGATCTTCATTGCCAAGTTCTTGGATACCTGATTTGTAA
- the LOC130936225 gene encoding probable receptor-like protein kinase At2g42960, producing MSGNHSLKVELSKTTALLGLRLWVLIGIGVGAFIVLILCVLPVWVTFRRKSRRSMDKIPMSQIPNVSKDIKVDKVGVLNCHDQAESVYIPVHDKASDNNNSEKLLVHLGMSKSSDADNISQCSSIFHHERGFSSMSGEEGSSSTFKKQSALGMVTASPLIGLPEVSHLGWGHWFTLRDLELATNRFSAENVIGEGGYGVVYRGRLINGSEVAVKRLLNNLGQAEKEFRVEVEAIGHVRHKNLVRLLGYCIEGVHRLLVYEYVNNGNLEQWLHGAMSQHGILTWDARMKIILGTAKALAYLHEAIEPKVVHRDIKSSNILIDSEFNAKVSDFGLAKLLDSGESHITTRVMGTFGYVAPEYANTGMLNERSDIYSFGVVLLEVVTGRDPVDYSRSANEVNLVEWLKIMVGTRRAEEVVDSSLEVKPSMRVLKRALLVALRCVDPDADKRPKMSQVVRMLEADEYPFRQDRRTRKSRTGSMEIESVKDNSGPSDAEMVKGPESNVLETSQQ from the exons ATGTCTGGCAACCATTCTTTAAAGGTTGAATTGTCGAAGACGACGGCATTATTGGGTTTGAGGCTGTGGGTTTTGATTGGGATAGGTGTTGGTGCGTTCATAGTTCTAATTCTTTGTGTATTACCTGTATGGGTGACATTTCGGAGAAAGTCGAGGAGATCTATGGACAAGATCCCCATGTCTCAAATTCCAAATGTCTCGAAAGATATCAAGGTTGACAAGGTTGGGGTGCTGAATTGTCATGATCAAGCTGAGAGTGTATATATTCCTGTTCATGACAAGGCAAGTGATAATAATAATTCAGAAAAGTTGTTAGTTCATTTGGGAATGAGCAAATCCAGTGATGCAGATAATATCAGCCAATGCAGCTCGATTTTTCATCACGAGAGAGGGTTTAGTTCGATGTCCGGTGAAGAAGGAAGCTCCAGCACATTTAAGAAGCAGTCTGCATTGGGGATGGTAACTGCATCACCTCTAATTGGTTTGCCCGAGGTTTCTCATCTTGGATGGGGCCACTGGTTCACCCTTAGAGATCTTGAACTTGCAACCAATCGTTTCTCGGCTGAGAATGTGATTGGTGAGGGTGGATATGGAGTTGTTTACAGGGGAAGGCTAATCAATGGGTCTGAGGTGGCAGTGAAGAGACTTCTTAACAACTT GGGACAAGCAGAGAAAGAATTCAGGGTTGAAGTGGAAGCTATAGGCCATGTTAGACATAAAAATCTTGTGCGGTTGCTTGGATATTGCATAGAAGGAGTACACAG GTTGCTAGTGTATGAATATGTGAACAATGGTAATTTAGAACAATGGTTACATGGAGCTATGAGTCAACATGGAATACTTACCTGGGATGCTCGTATGAAGATTATACTCGGCACAGCCAAAGC GCTTGCTTATTTACACGAAGCAATCGAACCAAAAGTTGTTCACCGGGATATAAAGTCTAGCAACATACTGATTGATAGTGAGTTCAATGCGAAGGTTTCTGATTTTGGTTTGGCCAAACTTTTGGACTCAGGGGAAAGTCACATAACTACTAGAGTAATGGGAACATTTGG TTATGTGGCACCAGAATATGCTAATACCGGCATGTTAAATGAAAGAAGCGACATTTACAGCTTCGGTGTTGTCTTGCTAGAAGTGGTTACCGGAAGGGACCCAGTTGACTATTCCCGTTCCGCGAATGAG GTGAATCTTGTTGAGTGGCTCAAGATCATGGTGGGAACAAGGAGGGCCGAGGAAGTTGTGGACTCTAGCCTCGAAGTGAAACCATCGATGCGTGTCCTAAAGCGTGCCCTTCTGGTTGCGCTTAGGTGTGTCGATCCTGATGCCGACAAGAGACCCAAAATGAGTCAGGTTGTGAGGATGCTTGAAGCAGACGAGTATCCGTTCCGACAG GATCGAAGAACTAGAAAGAGCCGCACTGGCAGCATGGAAATCGAATCTGTGAAGGATAATTCCGGTCCATCGGATGCCGAAATGGTGAAGGGTCCTGAAAGCAATGTGCTTGAGACATCCCAACAATAG
- the LOC130974959 gene encoding uncharacterized protein LOC130974959, which yields MGTTPFHRSILEVRLPKHFDKPTDMRYNGTQDPLEHLTAFEARMNLEGVGDEVRCRTFPVTLAGPAIRWFNGLPQGSIYEFLDISRAFLAQFTTRIAKAKHPINLLGVTQRQGEPTRKYLDRFNDECLKIDGLTDSVASLCLTNGLLNENFRKHLTTKPVWTMHEIQTIAKEYINEEEVSRVVAANKRQSGYNQPRQQVYQQIAEKGILPKPRPLKDCTGGNKNFYCDYHKGYGHQTQDCFDLKDALEQAIREGKLAAFSHLIREPRRRHRDQDEEGKTRSTKRRQEPEDRDHGLTVINVVTAKNAASRSRSAHKKDAKVLAVSSSLVRNSKKPPSISFGPEDQWFDDAPENPPMVIMARVGTGLVKRILVDTGADSNIMFRNVFDALGLRDADLTTHQHGVIGLGDHFIKPNGVISLPISVGQTQGRRSAMAEFVILRDSTAYNIILGRKTINDVEAIINTKLLVMKFVTDDGSIGSIRGDLETAVACDNASLSLRKKSKEASGVFLADLDARVDDKPRPEPERRPGKIHNRRHGEKIHVHQQEPPA from the exons ATGGGCACCACCCCATTCCACCGATCCATCCTCGAAGTCCGGTTGCCGAAGCACTTCGAcaaaccaacggacatgaggtacaATGGAACTCAAGACCCTCTAGAACACCTCACGGCCTTTGAAGCGAGGATGAATCTAGAGGGGGTAGGGGACGAGGTGAGGTGCCGAACTTTCCCGGTAACCCTCGCGGGACCCGCGATCagatggtttaacggcctcccgCAAGGGTCCATCTACGAGTTTTTAGACATCAGTCGTGCATTCCTGGCCCAGTTTACAACACGAATAGCAAAGGCAAAGCACCCAATCAACCTTCTCGGGGTAACCCAGAGACAGGGAGAGCCGACCAGAAAATACCTagatcggttcaacgacgaatgcttgAAAATCGACGGCCTAACCGATTCGGTGGCCAGCCTTTGCCTGacgaacggcctcctcaacgagaaCTTTCGAAAGCACCTTACCACGAAACCAGTTTGGACAATGCACGAGATCCAGACGATAGCCAAAGAGTATATAAACGAGgaggaagtcagccgagtcgtggctgccaaCAAACGGCAATCCGGTTACAACCAACCTCGGCAACAAG TTTACCAGCAAATAGCCGAGAAAGGTATCCTGCCGAAGCCCCGACCACTCAAGGACTGTACGGGCGGAAATAAGAATTTCTACTGTGACTACCACAAAGGCTACGGTCACCAAACACAGGACTGCTTTGACCTGAAGGATGCACTAGAACAAGCGATAAGGGAAGGTAAGCTAGCGGCATTCTCCCATCTTATCAGGGAGCCGAGGAGGCGTCATCGCGACCAAGACGAAGAAGGCAAAACCCGTTCGACAAAACGGCGACAAGAGCCAGAAGACAGAGACCACGGCCTCACCGTGATAAACGTGGTGACGGCCAAAAACGCCGCGTCAAGGTCACGATCGGCGCACAAGAAAGATGCTAAGGTGTTGGCGGTCTCCTCCTCGTTGGTGCGAAACTCTAAGAAGCCCCCATCCATTTCTTTCGGCCCGGAAGACCAATGGTTCGACGACGCCCCGGAAAACCCTCCCATGGTCATCATGGCCAGAGTAGGAACCGGTCTCGTCAAACGCATCCTTGTCGACACAGGGGCTGATTCGAAcatcatgttccgcaacgtATTTGACGCGCTGGGACTAAGGGACGCCGATCTAACGACTCACCAACACGGGGTCATCGGATTgggcgaccacttcatcaaaccTAATGGAGTAATATCTCTGCCAATTTCAGTGGGACAGACTCAAGGCCGAAGATCGGCGATGGCCGAGTTCGTGATCCTCCGAGATTCCACCGCCTATAATATCATCCTGGGAAGGAAGACGATCAACGATGTTGAAGCGATAATCAACACGAAGCTGCTAGTCATGAAGTTCGTTACCGATGACGGATCTATAGGGTCCATAAGGGGAGACCTCGAGACGGCAGTCGCTTGCGACAATGCCAGCCTCTCCCTAAGGAAGAAATCCAAAGAGGCGTCCGGCGTGTTCCTAGCTGACCTGGACGCCAGAGTAGACGACAAACCGAGACCGGAACCAGAAAGGAGACCTGGAAAAATTCATAATCGGCGACACGGAGAAAAAATTCACGTTCATCAACAAGAACCTCCCGCATGA